TGGTTACAGAATCAAAAAAAATCTTTACTCTATAATCTTTATCCTTTACTCTTTCCTCTAAAATCTAAAATCTAAAATTCCCCAACTTGTCCAAAATGCCCCTAAAATAGTCGTAAATAAGTATTCTATCAGAAAAATAAGATTTGTAAGTTTGTAATACATTAACTGATAACCATTTAAAAATAACAAATTATGAAGAAAGCAAAAATTATTTTTTGGATTACAACTATTATTATTTTCTTATTTGAAGGCGTTATGCCAGCATTATTTTCCCAAAGTCAGGAAGCAAAAGAAGGAATCAGACATTTGGGATATCCTGAATATTTTGGAAATGCATTAGTTGTTTTTAAAATATTGGGAGTTTTAGTGCTAGTGATTCCGTCAATTCCTAAAAACATAAAAGAATGGGCTTACGCCGGATTTGGTTTCGATTTCATATTCGCATCAATAAGTCATGCTGCAGTTGACGGCGTTAATTTTCAGTCGTTTTTTCCATTAATATTTTTAGTGATACTGGCGATTTCATACCATTATTATCATAGAATTGAGCGATACAAGAATATCGCTCTGTAAACTTTTAAAGTGATGATAGAAGTTTTCAAAACAAATGTTCAGGAAGTTGAGCAATCCATTATGATTGTGGGTAAACTTCTTGAACATCTCCCAAATAGCGCGATCAATTTTGATTTAGAAGATTGCGACAAAATTCTGCGAATCAATGCTGCTTCTATCTCCAATCAAAAAATAATAGAACTTCTGGGTTCTTACGGTTACCATTGTGAGGTACTTTTATAATTCATAAAAAAACACAATATACTGATTATCAAAATTTTAAATTTTTATTGTACTTTTGAAATACTATCAATCTTCAAATTTCAAAAAATGAATTTACCAATCAATCATCAAACAATAATGCCTTATCTAATCTTAGATGGCGCTTCTGAATTTATTGATTTTACTCAGAAAGTTTTCGATTCAGAAAAATCTAGTACAAACGTTTTACGCAATGACGGAACTATTATACACGCTGAAATTATCCTTCACGGAAGTACAATAATGGTTGCTGATCAAACAAAAGACTGGACAAAACATAATTCTAACTTGTTTGTCTATGTTCCTAATGCAGACGAAACTTACCAAAAAGCATTAGATCACGGTGCCACAAATTTAATGGGTTTGAGCAATCAGGATTATGGCAGAACATGTGGTGTAACAGATCCTTTTGGAAATGTTTGGTGGATAACATCCATTATCGAATAAAAAACACAACCTCTAAATCACAAAAAATGGATGCAGCAATTCAAAAAGATACAGTTGAAACATTTAAAAACCTAAATGCGATACTTTCTTTATTTTCGCAAGAAGAATTTAATATTGTTCCTGCCAAAGATAGTTGGACTGCCGGACAAACGGCTCAACATCTTGTACTTGCCTGCTCCGGTTATCCTCAATTATTTCTGGGGAAAACCGAAGAAACCGACCGACCTTATCATGAAAAAGTCAAAGATATTGAAGCATTATTTTTAAACTTCGATATAAAGATGGATGCGCCGGAATTTTTAAAGCCGGAACTTATTGATTACGACAAAGATTCAATATCAGCTATCTTTCTTAATACCGAAGCGGATCTATTACTTGCTACAGAAACTTTAGATTTATCACAAACGTGTCTTGATTTTGAACTTCCCGGTTTTGGAAAATTTACTATTTTTGAATGGATTAGTTTTGCTTTGACTCATATTCAAAGACATACAAAACAGTTGAATGACATTTATAAACAAGTTTCCAAATCTTAAATCATTATATGAAGTCTAAATCAGGAAGTATATTTTTAGCAGGTTTAATTGCGGGAACACTAGATATTCTCGCAGCAATCTTTTTCTATGCCGTTCTATTTCAAAAAACAACTGCCATAAAAATTTTGCAATCTATTGCAAGTGGAATTTTCAAAAAAGAAGCTTATAGCGGCGGCTCACAAATGGCGTTATACGGATTGTTATTACACTATTTTATAGCTTTTGTTTTTGCCTGGTTTTACTTTACGATATATCCATATTTCACATTCTTAAAAAAGAATACGCTTTTATCCGGAATCGTTTATGGAATCTTCGTTTGGATTGCAATGAACTTAGTTGTATTACCGGTTGTATTTCCAGTTTTACCAGAGAAACATTTAGACTTTCCATTAATATTATCAATCCTGATTCTGATTTTCTGTATCGGAATACCGATTGCCTTTCTAAACAAAAAATACCATTCTTTACAGAAATAATTTTCAAACTTAAATTTTTCGTTCCAGACAACAACCTGAAACGTGAAACCTGAAACAAAACAAAAAAAGCGAAACCTAATAATCTTGGTTTCGCTTTTTTTTAGCTGATTAAAACTTATTGCTAAACTTTTGTTCTTCCTGTTACTAGTGAAATAACAAATAATACTAAAAATATAAAGAATAAAACTTTTGCAATGCTAGCGGCTCCGGCGGCAATTCCTCCAAAACCAAAAATTCCGGCTACTATAGCCAAAATTATAAATGTGACTGTCCAACGTAACATAATCCTGAATTTTAAATTTATAATAAAGACTTTTAAAGTCTGATTTGTTTGTTACTCAAAGTTCCTTCATTCGATACAAAACCTTTAACTCAAAACGTTAATTTTTTATCGCAATCAACTATAAATCAAATTTTTGAGTTAATTTTATAATTCCCCCTTTTCGTTTCAAAATTCCCACATAAATGCTTTTGAGTTAACTTTTTGATCGATTGGATTAATCGTCACTTGATTGATAAAGTAATTTTAGATAAAAATTTTAGCAGTATAGAAATAGCCATAATAGAGACATAATTTACATGTCATATTAAAACTAAACGACTTATTAAACGAACTAAAACAACATCCCCATGAAAGCGATATCAAATAAATCTAAAATAGTTTTTCTTTCTACATTTCCTCCAACGCAATGTGGAATAGCAACTTATACACAAGACACAATAAAAGGAATTAATGATGTATTTGGTAAATCCGTTACTTGTCAAATTTGTGAATTGGTCGATAAACCAAAAGCAAATCCAACACAAGCCTACACTTTAAACACAAGAAATAAAGAAGAATATACTAAAGTTGCGCATGAAATCAACAAAGACAAATCAGTAAAATTGATTCATATTCAGCATGAATTTGGTTTATTTGGAGGTAATTATGGAGACTATTTATTAGATTTTTTAAATGAAGTCAAAAAGCCGCTTACTTATACTTTTCACAGCGTAATCCCAAACCCGAATGACGAATTAAAAACTTTCGTGAAATTGCTGCTTTCTTATAGCAATTCGGTTTTTGTGATGACCAATCAATCAAAAGAAATTTTAATGAGAGATTATGGCATCAAAGAAGACATAATTACTTGCGTACCACACGGAACTCATATTGTAATTTATGAAACTCCGCTACAAGCCAAAGAAAAATTTGATATTCAGGATAGAAAAGTATTATCAACTTTTGGGCTTTTAGGAGAAGGAAAAAATATAGAAACAGGTTTACAAGCTTTGCCAAAAATTGTCGAAAATACTCCAAATGTTCTTTATTTAATTATTGGAAAAACACATCCAAATTTAATAACAGATGGCGTTGATGCTTATCGCGATAAATTGGAAGGTATTGTTAAAGAATTAAAACTGGAAAATAATGTTCGTTTTATAAATGAATATCTCGATACAGACGAACTTTTGGATTATCTAAAAGCTACAGATATTTATCTGTTTACGTCAAAAGATCCAAATCAGGCTGTAAGCGGCACTTTCTCTTATGCAATGAGTTGCGCTTGTCCAATTGTAGCTTCAAAAATTCCGCATACATTAGAAGTTCTAACTCCGGATTCTGGAATTCTGGTTGATATTGGAAACGTAGATCAGTTTTCTGAAGCTGCCATTAAATTACTTTCAGATGAAAATCTAAGAGAAGAAATGGGGAAAAATGCATTTAGAAAAACGCGCGCTTCTTCATGGGAAAATGCAGCAATCACACACATGAATACTTATAAAGAGCTTTTCGAAAGTCCTTCTGAAATAAAATATACCTATCCTTCAATTCAGTTGAAGCATATCAAAAAAATGACAACCGATTTAGGTATCATTCAATTTAGCAAAATCTCAATTCCAGATCTTGATTCAGGTTATACATTAGACGATAATGCGCGTGCTTTGATTGCTCTTTGCATGCATTATAAATTGACGCAAGACAAAGACGATTTAGCTTATATCTTGATTTATTTAGATTTTATTGAACGTTGTCAACAACCAAAAGGTGATTTTATCAATTATATAGATCAGGAAAACCGCGAACATGTGGAGCAAAATGCCGAAGTAAATTTAGAAGATTCAAATGCAAGAGCAATTTGGGCTTTAGGAACAGTGGTTTCAAATGCTGCTATTTTACCTGAAGCTATCACCAAAAAAGCTACAAAATGTTTACTGAATTCTTTAAAATGGGCCGAAAATATTCAATCGCCACGCTCTATTGGTTTTGCAACAAAAGGTTTGTATTTATATCACACCGCAGTTCCTAACTTATATGTTGCCGCGATTATTAATAAATTGAACGCTAAATTGCTTTCTAATTATGAAATTCACGCTTCAAGCGATTGGAAATGGTTCGAAAATTATATGACTTACGGAAATGGAATTTTACCGGAATCAATGCTTTATGCTTTTTTAACAACGAATAAACCAATCTATAAAAAAGTAGCTTTGGATTCTCTTGACTTTTTAATGTCGAAAATGTTTAAGGACAAAAACTTTAAAGTAATTTCTAACAACGGATGGTTACACAGAGATTCAGAAGCAGATGTAAACGAATATGGAGAACAGCCAATTGATGTTGCTTACACAATTCAAACCCTAAATTCGTTCTATAATGCATTTGGCACAGCCGAATATAAAAACAAAATGAAAATCGCTTTTAACTGGTTTTTAGGCAAAAATCATCTTAACCAGATTATGTATAATCCTGTAAGCGGCGGTGGTTATGACGGACTGGAAAAAGAAAATGTCAATTTAAATCAAGGTGCAGAATCTACAGTATGTTATCTTACTGCAAGATTAATCATGGAAAACCTTAAATTAGCAGAAATAAAAGTAATTCCGTTAATGAAAAACAGAAGCGGCGTTGCAAT
This genomic window from Flavobacterium sp. 9 contains:
- a CDS encoding DoxX family protein, whose protein sequence is MKKAKIIFWITTIIIFLFEGVMPALFSQSQEAKEGIRHLGYPEYFGNALVVFKILGVLVLVIPSIPKNIKEWAYAGFGFDFIFASISHAAVDGVNFQSFFPLIFLVILAISYHYYHRIERYKNIAL
- a CDS encoding VOC family protein; this encodes MNLPINHQTIMPYLILDGASEFIDFTQKVFDSEKSSTNVLRNDGTIIHAEIILHGSTIMVADQTKDWTKHNSNLFVYVPNADETYQKALDHGATNLMGLSNQDYGRTCGVTDPFGNVWWITSIIE
- a CDS encoding DinB family protein, whose amino-acid sequence is MDAAIQKDTVETFKNLNAILSLFSQEEFNIVPAKDSWTAGQTAQHLVLACSGYPQLFLGKTEETDRPYHEKVKDIEALFLNFDIKMDAPEFLKPELIDYDKDSISAIFLNTEADLLLATETLDLSQTCLDFELPGFGKFTIFEWISFALTHIQRHTKQLNDIYKQVSKS
- a CDS encoding DUF1440 domain-containing protein; amino-acid sequence: MKSKSGSIFLAGLIAGTLDILAAIFFYAVLFQKTTAIKILQSIASGIFKKEAYSGGSQMALYGLLLHYFIAFVFAWFYFTIYPYFTFLKKNTLLSGIVYGIFVWIAMNLVVLPVVFPVLPEKHLDFPLILSILILIFCIGIPIAFLNKKYHSLQK
- a CDS encoding DUF1328 domain-containing protein; translation: MLRWTVTFIILAIVAGIFGFGGIAAGAASIAKVLFFIFLVLFVISLVTGRTKV
- a CDS encoding glycosyltransferase — its product is MKAISNKSKIVFLSTFPPTQCGIATYTQDTIKGINDVFGKSVTCQICELVDKPKANPTQAYTLNTRNKEEYTKVAHEINKDKSVKLIHIQHEFGLFGGNYGDYLLDFLNEVKKPLTYTFHSVIPNPNDELKTFVKLLLSYSNSVFVMTNQSKEILMRDYGIKEDIITCVPHGTHIVIYETPLQAKEKFDIQDRKVLSTFGLLGEGKNIETGLQALPKIVENTPNVLYLIIGKTHPNLITDGVDAYRDKLEGIVKELKLENNVRFINEYLDTDELLDYLKATDIYLFTSKDPNQAVSGTFSYAMSCACPIVASKIPHTLEVLTPDSGILVDIGNVDQFSEAAIKLLSDENLREEMGKNAFRKTRASSWENAAITHMNTYKELFESPSEIKYTYPSIQLKHIKKMTTDLGIIQFSKISIPDLDSGYTLDDNARALIALCMHYKLTQDKDDLAYILIYLDFIERCQQPKGDFINYIDQENREHVEQNAEVNLEDSNARAIWALGTVVSNAAILPEAITKKATKCLLNSLKWAENIQSPRSIGFATKGLYLYHTAVPNLYVAAIINKLNAKLLSNYEIHASSDWKWFENYMTYGNGILPESMLYAFLTTNKPIYKKVALDSLDFLMSKMFKDKNFKVISNNGWLHRDSEADVNEYGEQPIDVAYTIQTLNSFYNAFGTAEYKNKMKIAFNWFLGKNHLNQIMYNPVSGGGYDGLEKENVNLNQGAESTVCYLTARLIMENLKLAEIKVIPLMKNRSGVAINS